One window from the genome of Hippoglossus hippoglossus isolate fHipHip1 chromosome 6, fHipHip1.pri, whole genome shotgun sequence encodes:
- the rcn2 gene encoding reticulocalbin-2 isoform X1 — protein sequence MSLPRFNDNMMASSALLLLLFLQFGLGQTSQKHLHEDHYIGQQHNPEHDLNILLGEQDTEEIKKLSPGEQRKKMNEIVKKIDTNANSLLSAEEITLWIQHVYRKYALEDAEERFPEFDTDKDGAVTWAEYNTVAHDQLISLDDSTILEDPEQESLRHLHLKERRRFDFADVDGRPGLNVTEFLAFTHPSEVDHMADFAIEDVLSEYDTDKDGFINLREFIGDVHGDEGSPSQWEIEETVRFKDLYDQDKDGRLNREEQLRWVAPNSYGSAREEALHLIKEMDSDEDGQISQAEVLKNQETFMNSEVTDYGRQLHVSHDEL from the exons ATGGCGTCctctgcactgctgctgttgctgtttctTCAGTTTGGACTTGGACAAACTTCTCAGAAGCATCTTCATGAAGATCATTACATTGGCCAGCAGCACAACCCTGAACACGACCTGAATATCTTACTGGGAGAGCAG GACACGGAGGAGATCAAGAAACTTAGCCCCggagaacagaggaaaaagatgaatgaaattGTAAAGAAGATCGACACAAACGCCAACAGTCTGCTGAGTGCAG aGGAGATTACTCTGTGGATTCAGCACGTTTACAGAAAATATGCTCTGGAAGATGCAGAGGAGCGATTCCCCGAGTttgacactgacaaagatggTGCTGTAACATGGGCGGAATACAACACGGTTGCTCACGACCAGCTCATCAGTTTAGATGACAGCACCATTCTGGAGGATCCAGAGCAAGAGTCTCTCAGACAC CTCCACCTGAAGGAGAGGAGGCGCTTTGACTTTGCTGATGTGGACGGCAGACCCGGCCTTAATGTAACAGAGTTTCTTGCCTTCACACACCCGTCTGAAGTGGATCACATGGCT GATTTTGCCATTGAAGATGTGTTGAGTGAATATGACACAGATAAAGATGGATTCATCAATCTAAGGGAATTTATTGGAGATGTCCATGGTGATG aggGTTCCCCTTCGCAGTGGGAGATTGAGGAAACTGTGCGGTTTAAAGATCTCTACGATCAAGACAAGGACGGCAGGTTGAATCGAGAGGAGCAGCTCCGGTGGGTTGCGCCTAACAGCTACGGTTCAGCAAGAGAAGAG GCTCTTCACCTCATCAAGGAAATGGACAGCGACGAAGACGGGCAGATCTCGCAGGCGGAAGTTTTGAAAAATCAAGAGACATTCATGAACAGTGAAGTGACAGACTATGGCAGACAGCTGCATGTATCACACGATGAATTATAA
- the rcn2 gene encoding reticulocalbin-2 isoform X2, with protein MASSALLLLLFLQFGLGQTSQKHLHEDHYIGQQHNPEHDLNILLGEQDTEEIKKLSPGEQRKKMNEIVKKIDTNANSLLSAEEITLWIQHVYRKYALEDAEERFPEFDTDKDGAVTWAEYNTVAHDQLISLDDSTILEDPEQESLRHLHLKERRRFDFADVDGRPGLNVTEFLAFTHPSEVDHMADFAIEDVLSEYDTDKDGFINLREFIGDVHGDEGSPSQWEIEETVRFKDLYDQDKDGRLNREEQLRWVAPNSYGSAREEALHLIKEMDSDEDGQISQAEVLKNQETFMNSEVTDYGRQLHVSHDEL; from the exons ATGGCGTCctctgcactgctgctgttgctgtttctTCAGTTTGGACTTGGACAAACTTCTCAGAAGCATCTTCATGAAGATCATTACATTGGCCAGCAGCACAACCCTGAACACGACCTGAATATCTTACTGGGAGAGCAG GACACGGAGGAGATCAAGAAACTTAGCCCCggagaacagaggaaaaagatgaatgaaattGTAAAGAAGATCGACACAAACGCCAACAGTCTGCTGAGTGCAG aGGAGATTACTCTGTGGATTCAGCACGTTTACAGAAAATATGCTCTGGAAGATGCAGAGGAGCGATTCCCCGAGTttgacactgacaaagatggTGCTGTAACATGGGCGGAATACAACACGGTTGCTCACGACCAGCTCATCAGTTTAGATGACAGCACCATTCTGGAGGATCCAGAGCAAGAGTCTCTCAGACAC CTCCACCTGAAGGAGAGGAGGCGCTTTGACTTTGCTGATGTGGACGGCAGACCCGGCCTTAATGTAACAGAGTTTCTTGCCTTCACACACCCGTCTGAAGTGGATCACATGGCT GATTTTGCCATTGAAGATGTGTTGAGTGAATATGACACAGATAAAGATGGATTCATCAATCTAAGGGAATTTATTGGAGATGTCCATGGTGATG aggGTTCCCCTTCGCAGTGGGAGATTGAGGAAACTGTGCGGTTTAAAGATCTCTACGATCAAGACAAGGACGGCAGGTTGAATCGAGAGGAGCAGCTCCGGTGGGTTGCGCCTAACAGCTACGGTTCAGCAAGAGAAGAG GCTCTTCACCTCATCAAGGAAATGGACAGCGACGAAGACGGGCAGATCTCGCAGGCGGAAGTTTTGAAAAATCAAGAGACATTCATGAACAGTGAAGTGACAGACTATGGCAGACAGCTGCATGTATCACACGATGAATTATAA